Proteins encoded in a region of the Scrofimicrobium sp. R131 genome:
- a CDS encoding ABC transporter substrate-binding protein, translated as MIAAFEDANPGSKIDATIFNYPEYLVDLQTRASSNTFPDIVGLQPGALTQQYRNNLLPLQDCAAEVWGDDWQDKFYPIGLEQARAGNPEGDDNFYSLPILVQSVNLWANSEIFEETGQKIPQTWDELASFVADTKGGDFAPFMLPAKDGWLRNVVFLQIANNIAPGLVYEAEAGTAKWTEPELVEALTYWQKLFTDGIAQDGALGLDSYPTGANQFEAGNAAIIPLGAWWIQQSDPTKDQSTIPPLSLGMEGYEPFLFPTIPGGSAEPQLVGGIDVSLGISKDTKNPDLACKVLTDWIAGAGAQKLVNTMNDLPAVQGMAPEEFTSDKQKEIWDLFVNDWMPKVKYSRYFNDPKLDQAVADNLAAIAAGQLTPEQGAEAIQKVQDAISAG; from the coding sequence ATGATCGCCGCCTTCGAAGATGCGAACCCCGGATCCAAGATTGATGCGACTATCTTCAACTATCCCGAGTACCTGGTGGATCTCCAGACTCGAGCTAGCTCAAACACCTTCCCTGACATTGTCGGCCTGCAGCCGGGAGCCCTCACCCAGCAGTACCGTAATAACCTTTTGCCCTTGCAGGACTGCGCGGCCGAGGTTTGGGGAGATGATTGGCAAGACAAGTTCTACCCGATTGGCTTGGAGCAGGCTCGAGCTGGGAACCCTGAAGGCGACGATAACTTCTACTCTCTCCCGATCCTGGTTCAGTCTGTGAACCTGTGGGCCAATAGCGAGATTTTTGAGGAAACCGGACAGAAGATTCCTCAAACTTGGGATGAGCTGGCCTCGTTCGTTGCAGACACGAAGGGGGGAGATTTCGCTCCGTTCATGCTTCCTGCCAAAGATGGCTGGCTGCGAAATGTGGTCTTTTTGCAGATTGCTAACAATATAGCGCCGGGATTGGTCTACGAGGCAGAAGCCGGGACCGCCAAATGGACGGAGCCCGAACTGGTCGAGGCCTTGACCTACTGGCAGAAGCTCTTCACAGACGGAATTGCTCAGGATGGGGCGTTGGGTCTTGATTCCTACCCCACCGGTGCGAACCAGTTTGAAGCCGGAAACGCTGCGATTATTCCGCTTGGTGCCTGGTGGATTCAACAATCTGACCCGACCAAGGATCAGAGCACCATCCCGCCTCTCTCCTTGGGAATGGAGGGATATGAGCCGTTCTTGTTCCCGACGATTCCAGGCGGTTCCGCTGAACCACAACTGGTTGGGGGCATCGATGTCTCACTTGGGATTTCCAAAGACACAAAGAACCCCGACCTTGCCTGCAAGGTTTTGACGGACTGGATTGCTGGAGCCGGTGCGCAGAAACTGGTCAACACCATGAATGACCTGCCGGCTGTTCAGGGCATGGCTCCTGAGGAGTTCACTTCGGATAAGCAGAAAGAGATCTGGGACCTCTTCGTCAACGACTGGATGCCGAAAGTCAAATACTCGCGATACTTCAACGATCCCAAACTGGACCAGGCAGTCGCCGACAATCTCGCTGCAATTGCAGCTGGGCAGTTGACACCGGAACAGGGTGCCGAAGCGATCCAGAAGGTGCAGGACGCAATCAGCGCCGGGTGA
- a CDS encoding FGGY-family carbohydrate kinase — MSLIGVDLGTSGVRVAAFDESGIELVSSTAGLTLHRSGSQVELRTEDVLNAVDHCLAEVVSQVPASAISFSTQGEAFVCLAEPESVPVSLDRRGEVVGLEGFQEITGQPVHPMFSIFKMLTMPGPGFETLDSYVARHLGVESPVTDYSMAARTGCWDVNRRSWQADWVRGWDLPEVVAPGTVIGKTRQNVPLVAGAHDQAAAYLGAGGKVGCASAFSLGTSDCLTVGTKSRPKLQLPTGAATYPLADDLWITLAGTAAGGWSLQWLAGLVHSSVSELVETGVDEPSGLLVLPYLAGSGTLDNDPGATGVVVGLTLATTARQLGQGFLEATGYELAKIKDALDHLEPGAVRAVGAGSLDRNSLQVRSNAAGVSLDAVDSMASARGAAFLAGVGLGIYPSLHDLPSVDADTSVHPRNQTWYAQQRQHYADLYQTTRSLVPTFKQNK, encoded by the coding sequence ATGAGCCTGATCGGGGTGGATCTGGGAACCAGTGGAGTCAGGGTTGCGGCCTTCGACGAGTCTGGCATTGAGCTGGTGAGTTCCACCGCGGGGCTAACGCTCCATCGGAGCGGAAGTCAAGTTGAACTCCGAACCGAAGATGTGCTGAACGCTGTAGATCACTGTCTGGCTGAGGTTGTGTCTCAGGTGCCAGCCAGCGCTATCTCGTTTTCCACACAAGGGGAGGCCTTTGTCTGTCTGGCCGAACCAGAAAGTGTTCCAGTCAGCCTCGACCGCCGAGGTGAGGTCGTCGGTTTGGAGGGCTTTCAGGAAATCACCGGTCAGCCGGTTCACCCGATGTTCTCTATCTTTAAGATGCTGACGATGCCGGGACCTGGGTTTGAGACTCTTGACTCCTATGTGGCTCGGCATCTGGGGGTGGAGTCACCAGTGACTGACTATTCCATGGCTGCTCGGACTGGTTGCTGGGATGTGAATCGCCGATCCTGGCAAGCCGATTGGGTGCGGGGTTGGGACCTGCCTGAGGTAGTTGCTCCGGGAACCGTAATTGGCAAGACACGGCAGAATGTTCCGTTGGTTGCCGGTGCCCACGACCAAGCCGCTGCCTACTTGGGAGCTGGTGGAAAAGTGGGGTGCGCCAGCGCGTTTTCGCTGGGCACTTCCGACTGTCTGACAGTAGGCACCAAGAGCCGCCCGAAATTGCAGCTCCCGACGGGGGCCGCCACCTATCCGCTGGCTGATGACCTCTGGATTACGCTGGCTGGCACCGCAGCTGGTGGATGGTCCCTCCAATGGTTGGCCGGGCTGGTCCACTCCTCAGTGTCCGAACTAGTAGAGACCGGAGTCGACGAGCCAAGCGGGCTTCTGGTGCTTCCATATCTGGCTGGTTCTGGGACTCTGGACAACGATCCGGGAGCAACTGGCGTGGTGGTAGGGCTGACGTTGGCGACCACTGCGAGACAGTTGGGGCAAGGCTTCCTGGAGGCCACTGGATATGAGCTTGCGAAAATCAAGGACGCTCTTGACCACCTGGAGCCTGGGGCCGTTAGGGCGGTTGGTGCCGGCTCGCTGGACCGGAACAGTCTGCAGGTACGTTCAAATGCGGCCGGGGTATCGCTTGATGCGGTCGACTCAATGGCGTCTGCACGTGGAGCAGCCTTTCTGGCCGGAGTGGGATTGGGAATCTACCCCTCCCTTCATGATCTTCCTTCGGTTGATGCCGACACGTCGGTGCACCCGAGGAACCAAACCTGGTACGCGCAGCAGCGACAGCACTACGCGGACCTATATCAGACGACGCGGTCCCTGGTACCGACGTTCAAACAAAACAAATAG
- a CDS encoding carbohydrate ABC transporter permease, with protein sequence MSMPRLDRREARRLARSGSHLERKKNWLHAILVPLALLWMVPLIMVVGLSLMPSNNPKTTFFGILPEAPSISNYGLVFRENPIFLHLLNSTLIALPSVIIVVFVGAMAAFALARLRIPVKALFFGILILGLVLPMSGIVVAVFKILQTIGLYDNLLGLVLVYSALGLPFAVIIIRTSFLAIPEDTYEAAVVDGASPWTIFWRVYFPLAKPAISVVVIWQLMMSWNDFLLPLVSISNNNLKPLTLVPMAYRGLFLSQPGALFAVLVLISLPVIIVFIFLQKYLVNGLAGAIK encoded by the coding sequence ATGAGTATGCCTCGCCTTGACCGGCGCGAAGCGCGTCGGCTCGCTCGCAGCGGATCGCACCTGGAGCGAAAAAAGAACTGGCTACACGCCATCCTGGTTCCGCTTGCGTTGCTATGGATGGTGCCCCTCATCATGGTTGTGGGACTGTCCCTGATGCCTTCAAACAATCCCAAGACCACTTTCTTTGGGATCCTGCCTGAGGCGCCATCGATCTCTAACTACGGACTGGTCTTCCGAGAGAATCCGATCTTTCTCCACCTGCTGAACTCAACCCTGATAGCGCTTCCATCGGTGATCATTGTGGTCTTCGTCGGTGCGATGGCCGCCTTTGCTTTGGCTCGGCTCCGTATCCCAGTCAAAGCGCTGTTCTTCGGAATCTTGATCTTGGGATTAGTGCTTCCCATGTCAGGAATCGTAGTTGCCGTTTTCAAGATCCTGCAGACCATCGGACTATACGACAACCTACTTGGATTGGTGCTGGTCTACTCTGCCCTAGGTTTACCGTTTGCCGTTATTATCATTCGTACTTCATTTCTGGCGATCCCGGAGGACACGTACGAGGCGGCAGTGGTTGATGGGGCTAGCCCGTGGACCATTTTCTGGCGGGTTTACTTTCCGTTGGCCAAGCCAGCCATTTCCGTGGTTGTGATCTGGCAGCTGATGATGTCCTGGAACGATTTCCTGCTACCCCTGGTGTCCATCTCGAACAACAACCTCAAGCCCCTTACCTTGGTGCCGATGGCCTATCGAGGGCTGTTCTTGAGCCAGCCTGGAGCTCTGTTTGCGGTGCTGGTCCTGATCTCACTTCCCGTGATCATCGTCTTCATCTTCCTGCAGAAATACCTGGTGAACGGTCTGGCGGGAGCGATCAAATGA
- a CDS encoding carbohydrate ABC transporter permease, with amino-acid sequence MKKHVWSRPRWYVYGILAAVLLGFLFPYYWSFLIGSKDAYAIRDPNMSWLPGGNFLKNASSVINNPAVNFWRALWNSIYSSALISVSVVFFSTLAGWAFAKLRFKGSKVLLVFVIGTMAVPSQLGVVPLYLLFSQIGWTGTIGAVIVPALTSAFGVFWMTQYLQQTVPDELVEAARVDGASSFRTFWTVGLPAARPAATMLALFTFVSAWNNFFWPFIVLDPQDPTLPVALSLLQANYFVDYSVVLAGVLLSTIPLLILFVFTGRQLVAGIMQGAVKG; translated from the coding sequence ATGAAGAAACATGTTTGGAGCCGTCCCCGGTGGTACGTGTACGGCATTTTGGCGGCGGTTCTCCTCGGATTCCTGTTTCCCTACTACTGGTCGTTCCTGATCGGATCTAAGGACGCCTACGCCATTCGCGACCCCAATATGTCTTGGCTGCCAGGGGGTAACTTCTTGAAGAATGCCAGCTCGGTGATCAACAATCCGGCGGTGAACTTCTGGCGGGCGCTGTGGAACTCGATTTACTCCTCGGCCCTGATCTCCGTCTCGGTAGTGTTCTTCTCGACGCTGGCCGGTTGGGCTTTCGCCAAGCTTCGGTTCAAAGGGTCCAAGGTGCTGCTGGTCTTCGTCATTGGGACCATGGCGGTTCCCTCCCAACTGGGAGTTGTCCCGCTGTATCTGCTGTTCTCCCAAATCGGCTGGACCGGGACCATCGGGGCGGTGATTGTGCCGGCTCTAACCAGTGCTTTCGGCGTGTTCTGGATGACGCAGTATCTGCAGCAGACAGTGCCCGACGAGTTGGTGGAGGCGGCCCGGGTGGATGGAGCATCCTCCTTCCGGACCTTCTGGACCGTGGGTTTGCCCGCCGCACGCCCGGCGGCCACCATGCTGGCACTGTTTACTTTTGTTAGCGCGTGGAACAATTTCTTCTGGCCGTTTATTGTCCTCGACCCGCAGGACCCGACGCTGCCGGTCGCGCTATCCTTGCTGCAAGCCAACTATTTTGTGGACTATTCGGTGGTGCTGGCCGGAGTCCTGCTCTCAACAATTCCGCTGCTGATCCTGTTTGTATTCACCGGGCGCCAGCTCGTGGCAGGCATCATGCAGGGAGCGGTGAAAGGTTAA
- a CDS encoding sugar ABC transporter permease, protein MSDTQKSGAASRRTRRDRFTAWEHKFSPYLYIAPFFVIFALVGMFPIIYTGVISFMDWDLVRNTGTFIGFDQYAYLLSQPKFWIAVRNTFSIFLLSSVPQLIAAIVLAALLDSNLRAKTFWRMGVLVPYVMAPVAVALIFSNMFGDKYGLINNLLSDLGMSPLAWHVNPFLSHVAIATMVNFRWTGYNTLILLAAMQAVPRELYEAATVDGAGRVRQFFSITVPSLKPTLIFVIITSTIGGLQIFDEPRMFDQTGTGGANNQWLTVSLYLYLTGWGEWDFGRAAAIAWLLFLIILLIGVINLVATRSVVADANVRTKRRLRKVAR, encoded by the coding sequence GTGAGTGACACACAGAAGTCGGGTGCGGCCTCGCGCCGCACCCGGCGGGACCGCTTCACGGCCTGGGAGCACAAGTTTTCGCCATACCTGTACATCGCCCCCTTCTTCGTGATCTTTGCTCTGGTGGGAATGTTCCCGATCATCTATACCGGGGTGATTTCCTTCATGGACTGGGACCTGGTGCGCAACACCGGCACCTTTATCGGGTTCGACCAGTACGCCTACCTGCTCAGCCAACCTAAGTTCTGGATCGCTGTTCGCAACACGTTCAGCATTTTCCTGCTGTCTTCGGTCCCGCAGCTGATCGCGGCCATCGTGCTGGCGGCGCTGCTGGACTCGAACCTGCGGGCCAAGACCTTCTGGCGGATGGGGGTGCTGGTCCCCTACGTGATGGCACCGGTCGCGGTGGCGCTGATCTTCTCGAACATGTTTGGGGACAAGTACGGGCTGATCAACAACCTGCTGTCCGACCTGGGGATGAGCCCGCTGGCCTGGCACGTGAACCCGTTCCTCAGCCACGTGGCCATTGCGACCATGGTGAACTTCCGGTGGACCGGCTACAACACGCTGATCCTGCTGGCGGCAATGCAGGCGGTCCCGCGTGAGCTCTACGAAGCCGCCACGGTGGACGGAGCCGGCCGGGTGCGCCAGTTCTTCTCGATCACGGTGCCCTCCCTGAAGCCGACCCTGATCTTCGTCATCATCACCTCGACCATCGGGGGGCTGCAGATCTTTGACGAGCCCAGAATGTTTGACCAGACGGGAACCGGCGGCGCCAACAACCAGTGGCTGACCGTCAGCCTGTACCTGTACCTGACCGGGTGGGGGGAATGGGACTTCGGCCGGGCCGCCGCAATTGCCTGGCTGCTGTTCCTGATCATTTTGCTGATTGGCGTCATCAACCTGGTGGCCACCCGCTCGGTGGTAGCCGATGCGAACGTCCGAACCAAGCGGCGTCTGCGAAAGGTGGCGCGATGA
- a CDS encoding sugar ABC transporter permease, with protein MKTAKKLPSSAKKHRYQFSGLLFLLPALLLFVGFVVYPIVYNNQASLLHWDGVNPGTSAGLANYAELFKDPVFLTTLRNSLLWIPLTIIPQALMGFLLAVALDQKLAGSTAYRALFFVPAILSPVVVGIVWQRIMDPFNGVLASLGHTLGLKNLNFDFLGNPKTAIFAVIFVNVWMWTGFSMLFYLAGLQLIDKSVLEAAKIDGATGFQTIMRITFPLLKTTHLSLLLLGIIGSLKTFELIYVMTQGGPAHASEMLPTYAFQQAFQLQNVGYASAISMVLIVIAVAASLLMVRVFGSGFLTGDDK; from the coding sequence GTGAAGACGGCAAAGAAGCTGCCAAGCAGCGCAAAGAAACACCGGTACCAATTTTCGGGCCTACTCTTCTTACTCCCGGCCCTGCTCCTGTTCGTCGGGTTCGTTGTGTACCCCATTGTTTACAACAATCAGGCGAGCCTCCTCCACTGGGACGGGGTGAACCCCGGTACCTCAGCCGGCCTTGCCAACTATGCCGAGCTGTTTAAGGATCCAGTGTTCCTGACTACCCTTCGAAATTCTCTCTTGTGGATTCCGCTGACCATCATCCCGCAGGCGCTCATGGGTTTTCTCCTTGCGGTTGCTTTGGACCAGAAGCTGGCAGGCAGCACCGCCTACCGGGCGTTGTTCTTTGTCCCGGCAATTCTCTCTCCAGTGGTGGTTGGCATTGTTTGGCAGCGCATCATGGACCCGTTCAATGGCGTCTTAGCCTCACTGGGCCACACGTTGGGTTTGAAGAACCTGAATTTCGACTTCCTCGGAAACCCTAAGACGGCGATATTCGCGGTCATCTTCGTAAATGTCTGGATGTGGACCGGTTTCTCGATGCTGTTTTATCTCGCCGGCCTGCAACTGATCGACAAGAGCGTGCTGGAGGCAGCCAAGATCGACGGTGCTACTGGCTTTCAAACGATTATGCGGATCACCTTCCCCCTGCTGAAGACAACCCATCTCTCGTTGCTCTTGCTGGGCATCATTGGCTCGTTGAAGACTTTTGAGCTGATCTACGTGATGACGCAAGGAGGTCCTGCTCACGCGTCTGAAATGCTCCCCACCTATGCATTTCAACAGGCCTTCCAACTGCAGAATGTTGGCTATGCCTCAGCGATATCGATGGTCCTGATTGTGATTGCTGTTGCTGCCTCCCTGCTGATGGTCCGGGTCTTTGGTTCCGGCTTCCTGACAGGAGATGACAAATGA
- a CDS encoding class II aldolase/adducin family protein, which translates to MTDFDLEAAKQEILDYCLRSMDYGLNFNTQGNISIRVPGDEERYLITPTDLEYDLMSADDMVLVDGDCNVIEGKHGPSSEVTVHVATYRRRPDVHAIVHTEPVYTNVWGVIGEPIQGALVNMVIYTKGEVPIMPFALSNNSAFGDAMCDVMGDLNAVVWANHGLLTVGPDLRTAFKTSVAVESSAKVMTMARGITQFPIVLDYQTLGITESL; encoded by the coding sequence ATGACCGATTTTGATCTGGAAGCCGCAAAGCAGGAGATCCTGGACTATTGCCTTCGCTCGATGGACTATGGATTGAACTTCAACACCCAGGGCAACATTAGTATCCGTGTCCCGGGTGACGAGGAGCGGTATCTAATCACTCCAACCGATCTCGAGTACGATCTGATGTCGGCCGACGACATGGTGTTGGTGGATGGGGACTGCAACGTAATTGAAGGCAAACATGGACCTTCCTCAGAAGTCACGGTGCACGTTGCCACCTATCGCCGTCGGCCGGATGTCCATGCCATCGTGCACACAGAGCCGGTTTATACCAACGTCTGGGGTGTGATTGGTGAACCGATTCAGGGCGCCTTGGTGAACATGGTGATCTATACGAAGGGTGAAGTGCCGATCATGCCGTTCGCGCTGAGCAACAACTCGGCATTCGGCGATGCCATGTGCGATGTGATGGGAGACCTTAATGCTGTCGTGTGGGCCAACCATGGCCTACTAACCGTTGGGCCGGATCTTCGCACTGCCTTCAAGACTAGTGTCGCGGTTGAGTCATCGGCGAAAGTCATGACCATGGCCAGAGGGATCACCCAGTTCCCCATTGTTCTGGATTACCAGACTTTGGGCATCACCGAATCCCTCTAG
- a CDS encoding LacI family DNA-binding transcriptional regulator: protein MARAVTLEEVGARAGVSRSTVSRVINGSPDASPKAVAAVMEAVTELGYVPNRSAQALASRKAAVVTALIPEDMERFFGDPFFGAIISGIEDGIRSTSLVLNLVVTSEASSDKILSFLVGGQSDGILVLSHHTSHRLIEAVERRIPVVYGGKPIGNPEEKNYVDVDNCEGGRMAARHLLAKGRRQLAMIAGPSDMPSAQERRAGFLELAGSAVIEAGDYSAASGAEAARRLLDAGGPVDGVFVANDLMARAAVDVFQASGRRVPEDIAVVGFDDSVAATVARPHLTTIRQDPFAQGQTMVQLLLSRLEGNEPARSVLLPLTLVERESA from the coding sequence ATGGCACGGGCCGTCACCTTGGAGGAGGTTGGTGCGCGTGCTGGAGTTTCCCGCTCCACGGTTTCCCGGGTGATCAACGGCTCGCCCGATGCCAGCCCCAAAGCGGTTGCCGCAGTGATGGAGGCGGTGACCGAACTGGGATACGTGCCCAACCGCTCCGCCCAGGCGTTGGCCAGCCGAAAAGCAGCCGTGGTGACCGCCCTGATTCCCGAGGACATGGAGAGATTCTTCGGCGACCCGTTCTTCGGCGCGATTATCTCCGGAATTGAGGACGGAATTCGGTCCACCTCCCTGGTCCTCAACCTGGTGGTCACCTCCGAGGCATCTTCCGACAAGATCCTTTCGTTTCTGGTGGGGGGACAGTCCGACGGAATCCTGGTGCTGTCCCACCACACCTCCCACCGGCTGATTGAGGCGGTTGAACGCCGGATCCCGGTGGTTTACGGCGGAAAGCCGATCGGGAACCCGGAAGAGAAAAACTACGTGGACGTGGACAACTGTGAGGGCGGTCGGATGGCTGCCCGTCATCTGCTGGCCAAAGGCCGTCGTCAGCTAGCCATGATCGCGGGTCCGTCCGACATGCCTTCGGCCCAGGAGCGGCGGGCCGGGTTCCTGGAATTGGCCGGCTCGGCCGTGATCGAGGCGGGAGACTATTCGGCGGCCAGCGGGGCCGAGGCGGCCCGGCGGCTGTTGGACGCGGGTGGGCCGGTCGACGGCGTCTTCGTGGCCAACGACCTGATGGCTCGGGCGGCGGTCGACGTGTTCCAAGCCAGCGGCAGGCGGGTGCCCGAAGACATTGCGGTGGTCGGATTTGACGACTCGGTCGCGGCTACGGTGGCCCGCCCGCATTTGACCACTATCCGCCAGGACCCGTTCGCCCAGGGTCAAACCATGGTCCAACTGCTGCTGTCGCGACTCGAAGGCAATGAGCCGGCCCGTTCGGTGCTGCTGCCGCTAACCCTGGTGGAGCGCGAGTCGGCCTAG
- a CDS encoding glycoside hydrolase family 1 protein, which translates to MNSQQIPSNFVLGAATAAFQIEGGADRGPSIWDTFCRVPGAVLDGDDGQVACDHYHRYREDVALMKQMGLDSYRFSTSWARIFPDGRHLNQAGLDFYSRLVDELLEAEIKPWLTLYHWDLPQALEDEGGWPSRDTAERFRDYALTVHRALGDRVDTWTTLNEPWCSSFLSYTAGAHAPGHQDLGEGMLASHHLLLGHGWATQALREADSNLELGLTLNLTPVQPLTSADKAVAEIVDGQANRWFLDPLFRGRYPADIVQEYRRVDEAAADRFTAAVRPGDLEAISTPIDVLGINYYQGDIVTAQPQLPAELAEKFGEFPLPPRGDAPVSRPVSAPTPSATPIYRPDTSLPRTAMGWQVDPLLLTELLQRVHEEYTGPAGVHLYVTENGAAFTDVVTDGQVHDQDRANYLQWHLGAVLDAQRLGVDVRGYFYWSFLDNFEWAWGYSQRFGIVYVNYETQERIVKDSGRLYAEIIATRKLDVEPNTGRVIRRGTLVE; encoded by the coding sequence ATGAACTCCCAACAAATCCCGTCGAATTTCGTCCTCGGGGCGGCCACCGCCGCCTTCCAGATCGAAGGAGGCGCCGACCGGGGACCCTCCATCTGGGACACTTTCTGCCGGGTGCCCGGGGCGGTGCTGGACGGTGACGACGGCCAGGTGGCCTGCGACCACTACCACCGGTACCGCGAAGACGTGGCGCTGATGAAGCAGATGGGGCTCGACAGCTACCGGTTCTCCACCTCCTGGGCGCGGATTTTCCCCGACGGGCGGCACCTGAACCAGGCCGGGCTGGATTTCTACTCCCGGCTGGTGGACGAGCTGCTGGAGGCAGAAATCAAGCCGTGGCTCACCCTCTACCACTGGGATTTGCCCCAGGCGCTAGAGGATGAGGGGGGTTGGCCCAGCCGCGATACCGCCGAACGCTTCCGCGACTACGCGCTGACCGTCCACCGGGCGTTGGGGGACCGGGTCGACACCTGGACCACGCTGAACGAGCCCTGGTGCTCCTCCTTCCTGTCCTACACGGCGGGCGCCCACGCCCCGGGACACCAGGATCTGGGGGAGGGGATGCTCGCCAGTCACCACCTGCTCCTCGGGCACGGCTGGGCCACGCAGGCGCTGCGCGAGGCCGACTCGAACCTAGAGCTCGGACTGACCCTGAACCTGACGCCGGTCCAGCCGCTGACCAGCGCTGACAAGGCGGTGGCGGAAATTGTTGACGGGCAGGCCAATCGCTGGTTCCTGGACCCACTGTTCCGGGGCCGCTATCCGGCTGACATCGTTCAGGAGTACCGGCGGGTGGATGAGGCGGCTGCGGATCGGTTTACCGCGGCGGTTCGACCCGGTGACCTGGAGGCGATCTCCACCCCGATCGACGTGTTGGGGATCAACTACTATCAGGGCGACATCGTCACGGCCCAGCCGCAACTGCCCGCAGAGCTGGCGGAGAAGTTCGGCGAGTTTCCACTTCCTCCCCGGGGCGACGCTCCGGTCAGTCGACCCGTGAGCGCGCCCACCCCCTCGGCCACCCCGATCTACCGGCCCGACACCAGCCTGCCGCGCACCGCCATGGGCTGGCAGGTCGACCCGCTGCTGCTGACCGAACTGCTGCAACGGGTGCACGAGGAGTACACGGGCCCGGCCGGAGTCCACCTGTACGTCACGGAGAATGGGGCTGCGTTCACCGACGTCGTCACCGACGGGCAGGTTCACGACCAGGACCGGGCCAACTACCTGCAGTGGCACCTGGGTGCAGTGCTGGACGCGCAGCGCCTCGGGGTGGATGTGCGCGGCTACTTCTACTGGTCGTTCCTGGACAACTTTGAGTGGGCCTGGGGCTACTCGCAACGGTTCGGAATCGTCTACGTCAACTATGAGACCCAGGAACGGATCGTGAAAGATAGTGGCAGGCTTTATGCTGAGATCATCGCAACCCGGAAGCTGGACGTTGAACCAAACACCGGGCGGGTAATTCGGCGAGGCACACTGGTGGAGTAG
- a CDS encoding DUF488 domain-containing protein: MLVYTIGHSTRSWEEVEEMLTQNGITRLVDVRSFPSSRKFPQWNQENLLDRFPYVWLKDLGGRRHTPAGVVSPNTGWRVKAFRDYADYMATEDFDRGLKALLAIAQEQIPAIMCSEAVPWRCHRRLITDALLVRGVEVRDILSPTSVREASLTDFAQVDGTALTYPAPPPGP; this comes from the coding sequence ATGCTGGTGTACACCATTGGGCACTCCACCCGCAGCTGGGAAGAGGTGGAAGAGATGCTGACCCAGAACGGAATTACCCGCCTGGTCGACGTGCGCTCATTTCCGTCGTCGCGCAAGTTCCCACAGTGGAACCAGGAAAACCTGCTGGATCGGTTCCCCTACGTCTGGTTGAAAGATCTGGGCGGAAGGCGCCACACTCCGGCCGGGGTGGTCAGCCCAAACACGGGTTGGCGGGTCAAAGCATTCCGGGACTACGCCGACTACATGGCCACGGAGGATTTCGACCGCGGCCTCAAAGCTCTGCTGGCTATTGCGCAGGAGCAGATCCCCGCGATCATGTGTTCGGAAGCGGTGCCTTGGCGCTGTCATCGCCGGCTGATCACCGATGCCCTCCTGGTGCGCGGGGTGGAGGTGCGGGACATCCTCTCCCCCACCTCGGTTCGCGAAGCCAGCCTGACCGACTTTGCCCAGGTGGACGGCACGGCCTTAACCTACCCCGCGCCGCCCCCGGGCCCCTAG